A window of Callospermophilus lateralis isolate mCalLat2 chromosome 13, mCalLat2.hap1, whole genome shotgun sequence contains these coding sequences:
- the Ascl5 gene encoding achaete-scute homolog 5 — protein sequence MNDNFCRALVDRRPMGPPSCMQLGVVPPPRQAPLPPAESLGNVPFLLYPGHAEPPYYDAYAGVFPYMSFPGAFGVYDYPFEPAFIQKRNERERQRVKCVNEGYARLRGHLPGALAEKRLSKVETLRAAIRYIKYLQELLSAAPDGAAPASARSLPVIGPVALQPDCPGDCGARAPHSLVPESTESSCFSSSPFLESEESSH from the coding sequence ATGAACGATAACTTCTGCCGGGCCCTGGTGGACCGGAGGCCCATGGGGCCCCCCagctgcatgcaactgggtgttgTGCCCCCTCCCAGGCAGGCGCCGCTGCCCCCGGCCGAGTCCTTGGGTAACGTACCCTTCCTGCTGTACCCAGGCCATGCGGAGCCACCTTACTACGACGCCTACGCGGGGGTGTTCCCCTACATGTCCTTCCCCGGAGCCTTTGGGGTCTACGACTACCCCTTTGAGCCCGCCTTCATCCAGAAGCGCAATGAGCGCGAGCGGCAGCGCGTCAAGTGCGTCAACGAGGGCTACGCGCGCCTCCGCGGCCACCTCCCGGGCGCGCTGGCCGAGAAGCGGCTCAGCAAGGTGGAGACGCTGCGCGCTGCCATCCGCTACATCAAATACTTGCAGGAGCTGCTGAGCGCGGCCCCCGACGGGGCGGCCCCAGCCTCCGCCCGCAGCCTCCCGGTCATCGGGCCAGTAGCTCTCCAGCCGGACTGCCCCGGCGACTGCGGGGCCCGGGCGCCCCACTCCCTGGTGCCCGAGTCGACCGAGTCCTCTTGcttctcctcctctccctttctcGAGTCGGAGGAATCCAGCCATTGA